From Pseudomonas vanderleydeniana, the proteins below share one genomic window:
- a CDS encoding PA2778 family cysteine peptidase, whose product MFKGPSHFQSMSSRRLLMLGALLLALGGCSSSGGQPPQLQRLPERVELNGVPFFRGEAYQSGPGALASMLAQQGVTVTPGLLDKPLKLPGAEADLQKNMQVLAREYGMVVYPLDPDLSALLTQVAAGYPVLVKFNEGRVWSEPRYAVIAGYNRFKHTILLRAGMNRRMPMDFDTFVSAWKGAGGWAVLVQSPTQLPAQVDQQRWLKAADELARAGQEQAAASARKALSGH is encoded by the coding sequence ATGTTCAAGGGACCAAGCCATTTTCAATCCATGTCGTCCCGCCGGTTGCTGATGCTGGGGGCCTTGCTGCTGGCCCTGGGGGGGTGTTCCAGCAGCGGTGGGCAGCCGCCGCAGCTACAGCGTCTGCCGGAGCGTGTGGAGCTCAATGGCGTACCGTTCTTCCGAGGCGAGGCCTACCAGAGTGGTCCCGGCGCGTTGGCCAGCATGCTGGCGCAGCAGGGCGTGACCGTCACCCCTGGCCTGCTGGACAAGCCGTTGAAGCTGCCTGGGGCGGAAGCCGACCTGCAGAAGAACATGCAGGTGCTGGCGCGTGAGTACGGGATGGTGGTCTATCCGCTGGATCCCGATCTGTCGGCCTTGCTGACCCAGGTGGCGGCCGGTTATCCGGTGTTGGTGAAGTTCAATGAAGGGCGGGTCTGGTCCGAGCCGCGTTATGCGGTGATTGCCGGATACAACCGGTTCAAGCACACGATCCTGCTGCGGGCAGGGATGAACCGGCGGATGCCGATGGACTTCGACACCTTCGTCTCGGCCTGGAAGGGCGCCGGGGGCTGGGCGGTGCTGGTCCAGTCGCCAACGCAACTGCCGGCCCAGGTTGACCAGCAGCGTTGGCTGAAGGCCGCCGATGAACTGGCCCGTGCCGGTCAGGAGCAGGCCGCCGCCAGTGCCCGGAAGGCGTTGAGCGGCCATTGA
- a CDS encoding YceH family protein — protein sequence MSTEQETSVEQPQLNSTEIRILGSLIEKQATSPETYPLTLNALVLACNQKTSREPVMNLSQGQVGQSLRALEGRGFARLVMGSRADRWEQRVDKALELVPAQVVLIGLLFLRGPQTVNELLTRSGRMHDFEDTEQVLHQLERLIARGLALLIPRQAGQREDRYTHALGDPADIEAILAARQQAPERTAGGAVSAERIEELEARIAALEERLARLEQ from the coding sequence ATGAGCACCGAGCAAGAGACTTCCGTCGAACAACCACAATTGAACAGCACGGAAATCCGCATCCTGGGCTCGCTGATCGAGAAACAGGCCACCAGCCCGGAAACCTATCCGCTGACCCTCAACGCCCTGGTGCTCGCCTGCAACCAGAAAACCAGCCGCGAACCGGTGATGAACTTAAGCCAGGGACAGGTCGGCCAGAGCCTTCGGGCACTCGAAGGCCGGGGTTTTGCCCGCCTGGTGATGGGCAGCCGGGCCGACCGCTGGGAACAACGGGTCGACAAGGCCCTGGAGCTGGTGCCAGCCCAGGTGGTGCTGATCGGCCTGCTGTTCCTGCGCGGCCCGCAGACCGTCAACGAACTGCTGACCCGCAGTGGTCGCATGCATGACTTCGAAGACACCGAGCAGGTGCTGCATCAGCTGGAGCGCCTGATCGCCCGCGGGCTGGCGCTGCTGATTCCACGCCAGGCCGGCCAGCGGGAGGACCGCTATACCCACGCCCTGGGTGACCCAGCGGATATCGAGGCGATTCTCGCCGCCCGCCAGCAGGCCCCGGAGCGCACGGCCGGCGGTGCGGTGTCCGCGGAGCGCATCGAGGAGCTGGAAGCGCGTATAGCGGCGCTGGAAGAGCGGCTGGCCCGGTTGGAGCAGTAG
- a CDS encoding SPFH domain-containing protein: protein MTPNLIGKAAGGVAALLLLIVFFGSWYTVDETERGVLLRNGALVGVVDPGLSFKMPFIESVRLISIQSQVSAYENLQAYSKDQQSAQLKVSVSWHVAPSDVAKVYTQFKDIDGIRDRLISRQVPTQVENVFGQFNAVAAVQNRVQLVSDISAAIKASINGPVIIDSVQVENIDFSDAYEKAIEARMAAEVQVKTREQQLATEQVQAQIRVTQAQAEADAQLAQAKADAQATELRGRAEAEAIKARAQALASNQNLVELTKAERWNGVLPTTVLPSGTLPFIDARQERKAD from the coding sequence ATGACCCCCAATCTGATTGGCAAAGCGGCAGGCGGTGTAGCGGCCCTGCTCCTGCTCATCGTGTTTTTCGGCAGCTGGTACACCGTGGATGAAACCGAACGTGGCGTACTGTTGAGAAACGGCGCGCTGGTCGGCGTCGTCGACCCGGGACTGTCGTTCAAGATGCCCTTCATCGAAAGCGTTCGCCTGATCAGTATCCAGAGCCAGGTCTCGGCCTACGAGAACCTGCAGGCCTACAGCAAGGACCAGCAGTCGGCGCAGCTCAAGGTATCGGTATCCTGGCACGTCGCGCCGTCCGACGTGGCCAAGGTCTATACCCAGTTCAAGGACATCGACGGCATCCGCGACCGGCTGATCAGCCGCCAGGTACCGACCCAGGTCGAGAACGTCTTCGGCCAGTTCAACGCCGTGGCCGCCGTGCAGAATCGCGTGCAACTGGTCAGCGACATCTCCGCCGCCATCAAGGCATCGATCAATGGCCCGGTGATCATCGACAGCGTGCAGGTGGAGAACATCGACTTCAGCGACGCCTACGAAAAAGCCATCGAGGCGCGCATGGCCGCCGAGGTACAGGTGAAAACCCGTGAGCAGCAACTGGCGACCGAACAGGTCCAGGCGCAGATCCGCGTGACCCAGGCCCAGGCCGAAGCGGATGCCCAGCTGGCGCAGGCCAAGGCCGATGCCCAGGCCACCGAGTTGCGTGGTCGGGCCGAAGCCGAGGCGATCAAGGCCCGTGCCCAGGCCCTGGCGAGTAACCAGAACCTGGTGGAACTGACCAAGGCCGAACGCTGGAACGGCGTACTGCCCACCACGGTACTGCCAAGCGGCACCCTGCCCTTCATCGATGCCCGGCAGGAGCGCAAAGCGGACTGA
- a CDS encoding MFS transporter gives MFLAILLLSAAGFTVLTTEFVIVGLLPAIARDLEVSIPQAGLLVTLFAFTVAAFGPFLTAYFARFERRRLFISILVIFGVANTVAALAPNIWVMAVARLLPALGLPVFWALASETAVDIVGPDHAGRAIEKIGFGIVCATVFGIPVGTLVGDAWGWRMAFTILAVVALLKALLLWRFLPATRLHLKQVSLRSQFGILRSPLMLGHVLLSILIFSGMFTAYTYLADILERLAGFNGTVVGWCLMAFGAVGLLGNALGGRMVDRQPLIASMVFCAFMIPALVAVMPNINSWPGLAAALAVWGITQAALFLVSHVRLMKVAPQAPAFAASLNIAGANLGIGLGAVIGGRVIDSVGLTGLGFAAAALILMSILLAMALMTTDSKTVTA, from the coding sequence ATGTTCCTTGCCATCCTGCTGCTTTCGGCCGCCGGTTTTACCGTGCTGACCACGGAATTCGTGATCGTCGGGCTGCTGCCCGCCATTGCCCGCGACCTGGAGGTCAGCATCCCCCAGGCCGGTCTGCTGGTGACCCTGTTCGCCTTTACCGTGGCGGCCTTCGGTCCGTTCCTGACCGCCTATTTCGCCCGCTTCGAGCGGCGGCGGCTGTTCATCAGCATCCTGGTGATCTTCGGGGTGGCCAATACCGTGGCGGCGCTGGCCCCGAACATCTGGGTCATGGCGGTGGCTCGCCTGCTGCCAGCCTTGGGCCTGCCGGTGTTCTGGGCATTGGCCAGTGAAACGGCAGTGGACATCGTCGGCCCGGACCATGCCGGCAGGGCGATCGAAAAGATCGGCTTTGGCATCGTCTGTGCTACGGTCTTCGGCATTCCGGTGGGCACGCTGGTCGGAGATGCCTGGGGCTGGCGTATGGCATTCACGATCCTGGCGGTGGTCGCGTTGCTCAAGGCGCTGCTGCTCTGGCGCTTCCTGCCGGCGACCCGCCTGCACCTCAAGCAGGTTTCGTTGCGCTCGCAGTTCGGCATCCTGCGCAGTCCGTTGATGCTTGGCCATGTACTGTTGTCGATCCTGATCTTCAGCGGCATGTTCACCGCCTACACGTACCTCGCCGATATCCTCGAACGGCTGGCCGGCTTCAACGGTACGGTGGTGGGCTGGTGCCTGATGGCGTTCGGGGCGGTCGGCCTGCTCGGCAACGCCTTGGGTGGGCGCATGGTCGACCGCCAGCCACTGATCGCCTCGATGGTGTTCTGTGCGTTCATGATTCCCGCACTGGTGGCGGTGATGCCGAACATCAATTCGTGGCCCGGGCTGGCGGCGGCACTGGCGGTCTGGGGGATCACCCAGGCGGCATTGTTCCTGGTCAGCCATGTCCGCCTGATGAAGGTGGCGCCCCAGGCGCCGGCGTTTGCCGCTTCGCTGAACATCGCCGGGGCCAACCTGGGCATCGGCCTCGGCGCGGTGATCGGCGGCCGAGTCATCGACAGTGTCGGCCTGACGGGGCTCGGCTTCGCTGCCGCAGCGCTGATCCTGATGTCGATCCTGCTGGCGATGGCCTTGATGACGACCGATTCGAAGACCGTAACGGCCTAG
- a CDS encoding DNA topoisomerase III, producing the protein MRLFLCEKPSQAKDIAAVLGATRRGDGCWVGANATVTWCIGHLLETAPPDAYDARYKRWVLADLPIVPEKWKMQVKPKTASQFKAVKRLLGEARELVIATDADREGEMIARELVEHCRYRGPIQRLWLSALDDASIRKALASLKPGGETFNLYHSALGRSRADWLIGMNMSRLFTLLGRQSGYQGVLPVGRVQTPTLRLVVDRDRSIADFVPVAYWAIDVHLQHDGQPFVAQWRAPSDACDDQDRCLNQPLAQQAAAAMSAASSARVVKLKTERIREPAPLPFDLGTLQEVCSKRLGLGAQETLDIAQSLYETHKVITYPRSDCGFLPLSQHGDAARVLAALERADPSLGNLAPYLDPTRRSRAWNDAKVTAHHGIIPTGSGASLERLQGKPRAVYTLIRARYLAQFLPNHEYDRTQADFDCAAQALRAVGKQVIEPGWKRALPQALTPAKGREAPEPQALPKLREGDECAVSRVDLKDLWTQPPKPFTEGDLIKAMKNVAKYVEDPRLKQKLKETTGIGTEATRASIIQGLLDRNYLVKHGKSLSATAAAFSLIDAVPRAIADPGTTAIWEQALDMVQGGEMSLEEFVAKQAAWMSKQVGRCVELKLQISMPPGTSAPAPWKKKRKASGTRPPRARRPAKAASSRPKK; encoded by the coding sequence GCATCGGCCATCTGCTGGAAACCGCCCCGCCGGATGCCTACGACGCCCGCTACAAGCGCTGGGTACTGGCCGACCTGCCGATCGTCCCGGAAAAATGGAAGATGCAGGTCAAGCCCAAGACCGCCAGCCAGTTCAAGGCGGTCAAGCGCCTGCTGGGCGAGGCCCGGGAACTGGTGATCGCCACCGACGCCGACCGCGAGGGCGAGATGATTGCCCGTGAACTGGTCGAGCATTGCCGCTACCGCGGGCCGATCCAGCGACTCTGGCTATCGGCACTCGACGATGCGTCGATCCGCAAGGCCCTGGCGAGCCTCAAGCCGGGCGGCGAAACCTTCAACCTCTACCATTCGGCCCTGGGCCGCTCGCGGGCCGACTGGCTGATCGGCATGAACATGAGCCGGCTGTTCACCCTGCTCGGCCGCCAGTCCGGCTACCAGGGCGTGCTGCCGGTGGGCCGGGTGCAGACGCCGACCTTGCGCCTGGTGGTGGACCGCGACCGCAGCATCGCCGATTTCGTACCCGTGGCCTACTGGGCGATCGATGTGCACCTGCAACACGACGGCCAGCCCTTCGTTGCCCAGTGGCGAGCCCCCTCCGACGCCTGCGACGACCAGGATCGCTGCCTGAACCAGCCACTTGCCCAGCAAGCGGCGGCAGCGATGAGCGCAGCCTCCAGTGCCCGGGTGGTGAAACTCAAGACCGAGCGGATTCGTGAACCCGCGCCGCTGCCCTTCGACCTCGGCACCTTGCAGGAAGTGTGTTCGAAACGGCTCGGGCTGGGCGCCCAGGAGACCCTGGACATCGCCCAGTCGCTGTACGAAACCCACAAGGTCATCACCTACCCGCGCAGTGACTGCGGTTTTCTGCCCCTCAGCCAGCATGGCGATGCCGCCCGGGTACTGGCGGCGCTGGAGCGGGCCGACCCGAGCCTGGGCAACCTGGCCCCGTACCTTGATCCGACACGCCGCTCACGGGCCTGGAACGATGCCAAGGTCACCGCCCACCACGGCATCATCCCGACCGGCTCGGGCGCCAGCCTGGAACGCCTGCAAGGCAAGCCGCGCGCGGTCTACACGTTGATTCGTGCCCGCTACCTGGCGCAGTTCCTGCCCAACCACGAATACGACCGCACCCAGGCCGATTTCGATTGCGCGGCACAAGCGCTGCGGGCCGTCGGCAAGCAGGTGATCGAGCCGGGCTGGAAGCGCGCCCTGCCGCAAGCTCTGACACCGGCCAAGGGCCGTGAAGCACCGGAACCACAGGCCTTGCCGAAGCTGCGCGAAGGTGACGAATGTGCGGTGAGCCGAGTCGACTTGAAGGACCTGTGGACCCAACCGCCCAAGCCCTTTACCGAAGGCGACCTGATCAAGGCGATGAAGAACGTCGCCAAGTACGTGGAAGACCCACGCCTGAAGCAGAAGCTCAAGGAAACCACCGGCATCGGCACCGAGGCCACCCGCGCCAGCATCATCCAGGGCCTGCTGGACCGCAATTACCTGGTCAAGCACGGCAAGAGCCTGTCGGCCACCGCAGCGGCGTTCAGCCTGATCGATGCGGTCCCACGGGCGATCGCCGATCCGGGTACCACGGCCATCTGGGAACAGGCCCTGGACATGGTGCAAGGCGGCGAGATGAGCCTGGAAGAATTCGTCGCCAAGCAGGCAGCGTGGATGAGCAAGCAGGTGGGGCGCTGTGTCGAGCTGAAGCTGCAGATCAGCATGCCGCCCGGCACGTCGGCGCCTGCGCCATGGAAAAAGAAACGCAAGGCCTCCGGGACCCGACCCCCAAGAGCCCGCCGCCCGGCAAAGGCGGCGAGCAGTCGCCCAAAGAAATGA
- the nhaR gene encoding transcriptional activator NhaR — MLNYRQLHYFWVVAKTGSIVRACEQLNLTPQTISGQISLLEQSLGVELFRKAGRQLELTEAGRQALPYAEQMFQLGNELQATLQAQPKEQPLPFRVGVADVVPKSIVYRLIAPTMELDEPIRITCREDKLERLLADLAIQRLDLVISDSPMPTHLDIKGYSQKLGECGVSFFATQALAERYDAPFPQCLQGAPLLIPGQETVVRSRLLRWLAEQQIQPRIVGEFDDSALMQAFGQSGSGFFVAPSVIADEVCRQNDVRLMGQTDAVSESFYAISVERKIKHPGTLAITEGARRELFMGPGA; from the coding sequence ATGCTCAACTACCGGCAATTGCATTACTTCTGGGTCGTGGCCAAGACCGGCAGCATCGTCCGTGCCTGCGAACAACTGAACCTCACCCCGCAGACCATCAGCGGCCAGATCAGCCTGCTGGAACAGAGCCTGGGCGTCGAGCTGTTTCGCAAGGCCGGACGCCAGCTGGAACTGACCGAGGCCGGGCGCCAGGCCCTGCCCTACGCCGAGCAGATGTTTCAACTGGGCAACGAACTGCAGGCGACGCTGCAGGCACAGCCCAAGGAGCAACCCTTGCCGTTTCGGGTCGGGGTGGCCGACGTGGTGCCCAAGTCCATCGTCTACCGGCTGATCGCCCCGACCATGGAACTGGACGAGCCGATCCGCATCACCTGCCGCGAGGACAAGCTCGAACGCCTGCTGGCAGACCTGGCGATCCAGCGCCTGGACCTGGTGATCTCCGACAGTCCCATGCCAACCCATCTCGACATCAAAGGTTATAGTCAGAAACTCGGGGAATGTGGCGTGAGTTTCTTTGCCACTCAAGCGCTGGCCGAACGTTATGACGCCCCTTTCCCGCAGTGCCTGCAAGGTGCGCCGCTGCTGATTCCCGGACAGGAAACCGTGGTCCGCAGCCGGTTGTTGCGCTGGCTCGCCGAACAGCAGATCCAGCCAAGGATCGTCGGCGAATTCGATGACAGTGCCTTGATGCAGGCATTCGGCCAATCCGGCAGCGGCTTCTTCGTCGCTCCGAGCGTGATCGCCGATGAGGTCTGTCGCCAGAACGACGTCAGGCTGATGGGCCAGACCGACGCCGTCAGCGAGTCGTTCTATGCGATTTCGGTGGAGCGCAAGATCAAGCACCCCGGCACGCTGGCGATCACCGAAGGGGCTCGCCGCGAGTTGTTCATGGGACCCGGCGCCTAG
- a CDS encoding TerC family protein has translation MEYLLELAVSPTAWIALLTLIVMEVVLGIDNLIFISILTNKLPAQFRTKARRIGIGMALILRLGLLGTIAYIVKLTAPVIEVFGQAFSWKDMILIAGGLFLVWKATTEIHHSMDPQEKESEDKGSRVSLGFAAAIGQILMLDLVFSIDSIITAVGMTEHLPIMVVAVIVAVAVMLLASEPLAKFINDNPTVVMLALGFLIMIGMTLIAEGFGAHVPKGYVYAAMTFSAVIEGLNMLARRARQKREAAQG, from the coding sequence ATGGAATACCTGTTGGAACTCGCTGTCAGCCCCACCGCCTGGATTGCCTTGCTGACGTTGATCGTCATGGAAGTCGTACTGGGTATCGATAACCTGATCTTCATTTCGATCCTGACCAACAAGCTGCCGGCGCAGTTTCGCACCAAGGCGCGGCGAATCGGCATCGGCATGGCGCTGATCCTGCGCCTGGGCCTGCTGGGTACCATCGCCTATATCGTCAAGCTCACCGCGCCGGTGATCGAGGTGTTCGGCCAGGCGTTTTCCTGGAAGGACATGATCCTGATTGCCGGTGGCCTGTTCCTGGTGTGGAAGGCCACCACGGAAATCCACCACAGCATGGACCCGCAGGAGAAGGAGAGCGAAGACAAGGGCTCGCGGGTATCGCTGGGCTTCGCCGCCGCCATCGGCCAGATCCTCATGCTCGACCTGGTGTTCTCCATCGACAGCATCATCACGGCGGTGGGCATGACCGAGCACCTGCCGATCATGGTGGTTGCGGTGATCGTCGCGGTAGCGGTGATGTTGCTGGCGTCGGAGCCACTGGCGAAGTTCATCAATGACAACCCGACCGTGGTGATGCTGGCCCTGGGCTTCCTGATCATGATCGGCATGACGCTGATCGCCGAAGGCTTCGGTGCCCACGTGCCCAAGGGCTACGTGTATGCCGCCATGACCTTCTCGGCGGTGATTGAGGGCCTGAACATGCTGGCCCGTCGTGCGCGGCAGAAGCGCGAGGCGGCGCAAGGCTGA
- a CDS encoding NAD(P)/FAD-dependent oxidoreductase translates to MANTPYPQSYYAASANPVPERPPLQDDVETDVCVIGAGYTGLSSALFLLENGLRVTVLEAARVGFGASGRNGGQIVNSYSRDIDVIERSVGPKQAQLLGQMAFEGGRIIRERIARYNIQCDLKDGGVFAALSNKQMGHLESQKKLWERFGHTQLELLDQRRIREVVNCDQYVGGMLDMSGGHIHPLNLALGEAAAVESLGGRIHEQSPAVRIERGANPVVHTPQGKVRAKFIIVAGNAYLGNLVPELAAKSMPCGTQVITTEPLGDALAKSLLPQDYCVEDCNYLLDYYRLSGDKRLIFGGGVVYGARDPANIEAIIRPKMLKAFPQLKDVKIDYAWTGNFLLTLSRLPQVGRLGDNIYYSQGCSGHGVTYTHLAGKVLAEALRGQAERFDAFADLPHYPFPGGQLLRTPFSALGAWYYTMRDKLGI, encoded by the coding sequence ATGGCGAACACTCCCTACCCCCAGTCCTACTATGCCGCGTCGGCCAACCCGGTTCCCGAGCGTCCGCCCTTGCAAGATGATGTCGAAACCGATGTGTGCGTGATCGGTGCCGGCTACACCGGCCTGTCCAGCGCCCTGTTCCTCCTGGAGAACGGTTTGCGCGTGACGGTACTGGAAGCCGCCAGGGTCGGCTTCGGCGCCTCGGGCCGCAACGGCGGCCAGATCGTCAACAGCTACAGTCGCGATATCGACGTGATCGAGCGCAGCGTCGGGCCGAAGCAGGCGCAACTGCTCGGGCAGATGGCCTTCGAAGGCGGGCGGATCATTCGCGAGCGGATCGCCAGGTACAACATCCAGTGCGACCTGAAGGACGGTGGGGTGTTCGCCGCCTTGAGCAATAAACAGATGGGGCATCTCGAATCGCAGAAGAAGCTCTGGGAACGCTTTGGCCACACCCAACTGGAACTGCTGGACCAGCGCCGCATTCGCGAAGTGGTCAACTGCGACCAATATGTCGGTGGCATGCTCGACATGAGCGGCGGGCATATCCATCCGCTGAACCTGGCGCTGGGCGAAGCGGCGGCGGTCGAGTCGCTGGGTGGCAGGATCCATGAGCAATCGCCAGCCGTGCGCATCGAACGGGGTGCCAATCCCGTCGTGCACACGCCCCAGGGCAAGGTCAGGGCCAAGTTCATCATCGTCGCCGGCAATGCCTATCTCGGCAACCTCGTGCCCGAACTGGCCGCCAAGTCGATGCCCTGCGGGACCCAGGTGATCACCACCGAGCCGCTGGGCGATGCGCTGGCGAAATCGTTGCTGCCGCAGGACTACTGCGTCGAAGACTGCAACTACCTGCTCGACTACTACCGCCTCTCCGGCGACAAGCGCCTGATCTTCGGTGGTGGCGTGGTCTATGGTGCCCGCGATCCGGCGAACATCGAAGCGATCATCCGGCCGAAGATGCTCAAGGCGTTCCCGCAACTGAAGGACGTGAAGATCGACTACGCCTGGACCGGCAATTTCCTGCTGACCCTGTCGCGCCTGCCGCAAGTTGGCCGGCTGGGCGACAACATCTACTACTCCCAGGGTTGCAGCGGTCACGGCGTGACTTATACGCACCTGGCCGGCAAGGTACTGGCCGAAGCGTTGCGCGGACAGGCCGAGCGTTTCGATGCGTTTGCCGATCTGCCGCATTACCCGTTCCCCGGTGGGCAACTGCTGCGCACACCGTTCAGTGCATTGGGGGCGTGGTACTACACGATGCGGGACAAGTTGGGGATTTGA
- a CDS encoding DUF1993 domain-containing protein codes for MTISLYAASIPVFKQMLNALSDVLNKAEAHATAKGIDPSVFVQARLAPDMFPLVRQVQIAVDFAKGVSSRLAEIEVPSYPDSETTFAELQALIAKTLAHLDSIGAAQVDGKEGIEIVTRPGTPKEKRFSGQSYLLTYGLPQFFFHVTTAYAILRHNGVEIGKRDYMGAF; via the coding sequence ATGACCATTTCCCTGTACGCCGCTTCCATCCCGGTTTTCAAGCAAATGCTCAATGCCCTGAGTGATGTCCTGAACAAGGCCGAGGCGCATGCAACGGCCAAGGGCATCGACCCGAGCGTATTCGTGCAGGCCCGCCTGGCCCCGGACATGTTCCCGCTGGTTCGCCAGGTGCAGATCGCCGTCGATTTCGCCAAGGGCGTGTCCTCGCGCCTGGCGGAGATCGAGGTACCGTCCTACCCGGATAGCGAGACCACCTTCGCCGAACTGCAGGCCCTGATCGCCAAGACCCTGGCGCACCTGGACAGCATCGGCGCGGCCCAGGTCGACGGCAAGGAAGGCATCGAGATCGTCACCCGCCCTGGCACGCCGAAAGAGAAGCGCTTCAGCGGCCAGTCGTACCTGCTGACCTATGGCCTGCCCCAGTTCTTCTTCCACGTGACCACCGCCTACGCGATCCTGCGCCACAATGGCGTGGAAATCGGCAAGCGCGACTACATGGGCGCGTTCTGA